In Ciconia boyciana chromosome 3, ASM3463844v1, whole genome shotgun sequence, a genomic segment contains:
- the SCARA3 gene encoding scavenger receptor class A member 3 isoform X3 yields MREDEPVGGEEEEMPTFSYRLSGRTRTSCSRCRKNLSLQTAVKVLYVFSILLIVAVTVLAALVFKKVNSISNDISSAQTYYEKKIISIQEDLQGLDEKTSGNCSLCHETGQLGQEITKLQGELEEIQKMLLVQEILLDRTSQTHDQLSSTSNKITSEVDNCSFSIRQVNESLGQFLALVGGWQVVTSQLDNSLKGLAQERYDVRAAMQQMNFTLGQTSDWIQVIQRKTDEEMLTLQKIITEWQNYTRLFSGLRATSSKTSELVKSIQGSVGAAARQVGQNSESMHDLVLQVMGLQLQLDNISSFLDDHEENMNDLRYHNRYTQNRTAERFETLEGRMTSHEIEISTIFANINATDSHVHSMLRYLDDVRLSCTLGFHTHAEELYYLNKSLSLVQGTTDLLRERYSLLSARLDFDIRNLSMVMEEMKVVDVRHGEMLKNITILRGVPGLPGPRGIKGDVGVKGPPGSQGEKGDVGSLGSPGPQGPPGPPGPPGPQGERGPLGLKGFPGLKGAKGSFGQSGSRGQGGPKGDPGPLGPAGVPGPAGPPGLQGKPGLPGTPGAVGQAGPMGPKGDPGLRGPPGLPGPPGPPGQ; encoded by the exons ATGAGAG AAGACGAGCcggtgggaggagaggaagaggagatgcCGACCTTCAGCTACCGACTGAGCG GCAGGACACGGACCAGCTGCAGCCGGTGCCGGAAGAACCTCTCCCTCCAGACGGCCGTCAAAGTCCTCTACGTCTTCTCCATCCTCCTCATCGTGGCCGTGACCGTGCTGGCTGCCTTGG TGTTCAAGAAAGTCAACTCCATCTCCAATGACATCAGCTCAGCCCAAACTTATTACGAGAAGAAGATCATATCCATCCAGGAGGATCTCCAGGGGTTGG ATGAGAAGACCTCGGGGAACTGCTCCCTGTGCCACGAGACGGGACAGCTGGGCCAGGAGATCACCAAGCTGCAGGGCGAGCTGGAGGAGATCCAGAAGATGCTTTTGGTTCAAGAAATCCTGCTCGATCGGACCTCCCAGACCCACGACCAGCTCTCGTCCACCAGCAACAAGATCACCAGCGAGGTGGACAACTGCTCCTTCTCCATCCGGCAGGTCAATGAAAGCTTGGGGCAGTTCCTGGCCCTGGTTGGGGGCTGGCAGGTGGTCACCTCCCAGCTAGACAACTCTCTCAAGGGCTTGGCCCAGGAGCGCTACGATGTCCGAGCAGCCATGCAGCAGATGAACTTCACCCTGGGGCAAACCTCCGACTGGATCCAGGTCATTCAGAGGAAGACGGACGAGGAGATGCTGACGCTGCAGAAGATCATCACCGAGTGGCAGAACTACACCCGCCTCTTCAGCGGGCTGCGGGCCACCTCCTCCAAGACCAGCGAGCTGGTGAAGAGCATCCAAGGCAGCGTTGGCGCGGCAGCTCGGCAGGTCGGCCAGAACTCGGAGAGCATGCATGACCTGGTGCTGCAGGTGatggggctgcagctgcagctggacaacatctcctccttcctggaTGACCACGAGGAGAACATGAACGACTTGCGCTACCACAACAGGTACACGCAGAACCGCACGGCCGAGCGCTTTGAGACCCTGGAAGGCCGCATGACCTCCCACGAGATCGAGATCAGCACCATCTTCGCCAACATCAACGCCACCGACAGCCACGTCCACAGCATGCTGCGCTACCTGGATGACGTGCGGCTCTCCTGCACCCTGGGCTTCCACACCCACGCCGAGGAGCTCTACTACCTGAACAAGTCCCTCAGCCTGGTCCAGGGCACCACGGACCTGCTGCGGGAGCGTTACAGCCTGCTCAGCGCGCGGCTGGACTTTGACATCCGCAACCTGTCCATGGTCATGGAGGAGATGAAGGTAGTGGACGTCCGGCATGGGGAGATGCTGAAAAACATCACCATCTTACGAG gTGTGCCGGGTCTCCCGGGCCCCCGCGGCATCAAGGGCGACGTGGGCGTCAAGGGCCCCCCAGGAAGCCAAGGAGAAAAGGGCGACGTGGGCAGCCTGGGCTCGCCgggcccccagggaccccccggccccccaggaccccctggtCCCCAGGGCGAAAGGGGACCCCTGGGCTTGAAAGGCTTCCCCGGCCTCAAAGGCGCCAAGGGCAGCTTCGGGCAATCCGGCTCCCGGGGACAGGGGGGACCCAAGGGAGACCCCGGCCCCCTGGGGCCAGCTGGGGTGCCGGGGCCAGCGGGACCCCCCGGCTTGCAGGGCAAACCGGGactccccgggacccccggggccgTGGGCCAGGCCGGCCCGATGGGGCCCAAGGGAGACCCCGGTTTGCGAggccccccggggctgccggggccccccggccccccaggaCAGTAA
- the SCARA3 gene encoding scavenger receptor class A member 3 isoform X1, translated as MREDEPVGGEEEEMPTFSYRLSGKDIPRGGQGLRQGLILSSLRSGRTRTSCSRCRKNLSLQTAVKVLYVFSILLIVAVTVLAALVFKKVNSISNDISSAQTYYEKKIISIQEDLQGLDEKTSGNCSLCHETGQLGQEITKLQGELEEIQKMLLVQEILLDRTSQTHDQLSSTSNKITSEVDNCSFSIRQVNESLGQFLALVGGWQVVTSQLDNSLKGLAQERYDVRAAMQQMNFTLGQTSDWIQVIQRKTDEEMLTLQKIITEWQNYTRLFSGLRATSSKTSELVKSIQGSVGAAARQVGQNSESMHDLVLQVMGLQLQLDNISSFLDDHEENMNDLRYHNRYTQNRTAERFETLEGRMTSHEIEISTIFANINATDSHVHSMLRYLDDVRLSCTLGFHTHAEELYYLNKSLSLVQGTTDLLRERYSLLSARLDFDIRNLSMVMEEMKVVDVRHGEMLKNITILRGVPGLPGPRGIKGDVGVKGPPGSQGEKGDVGSLGSPGPQGPPGPPGPPGPQGERGPLGLKGFPGLKGAKGSFGQSGSRGQGGPKGDPGPLGPAGVPGPAGPPGLQGKPGLPGTPGAVGQAGPMGPKGDPGLRGPPGLPGPPGPPGQ; from the exons ATGAGAG AAGACGAGCcggtgggaggagaggaagaggagatgcCGACCTTCAGCTACCGACTGAGCGGTAAGGACAtcccccggggcgggcaggggctgcggcaGGGCCTGATCCTTTCCTCTCTGCGCTCAGGCAGGACACGGACCAGCTGCAGCCGGTGCCGGAAGAACCTCTCCCTCCAGACGGCCGTCAAAGTCCTCTACGTCTTCTCCATCCTCCTCATCGTGGCCGTGACCGTGCTGGCTGCCTTGG TGTTCAAGAAAGTCAACTCCATCTCCAATGACATCAGCTCAGCCCAAACTTATTACGAGAAGAAGATCATATCCATCCAGGAGGATCTCCAGGGGTTGG ATGAGAAGACCTCGGGGAACTGCTCCCTGTGCCACGAGACGGGACAGCTGGGCCAGGAGATCACCAAGCTGCAGGGCGAGCTGGAGGAGATCCAGAAGATGCTTTTGGTTCAAGAAATCCTGCTCGATCGGACCTCCCAGACCCACGACCAGCTCTCGTCCACCAGCAACAAGATCACCAGCGAGGTGGACAACTGCTCCTTCTCCATCCGGCAGGTCAATGAAAGCTTGGGGCAGTTCCTGGCCCTGGTTGGGGGCTGGCAGGTGGTCACCTCCCAGCTAGACAACTCTCTCAAGGGCTTGGCCCAGGAGCGCTACGATGTCCGAGCAGCCATGCAGCAGATGAACTTCACCCTGGGGCAAACCTCCGACTGGATCCAGGTCATTCAGAGGAAGACGGACGAGGAGATGCTGACGCTGCAGAAGATCATCACCGAGTGGCAGAACTACACCCGCCTCTTCAGCGGGCTGCGGGCCACCTCCTCCAAGACCAGCGAGCTGGTGAAGAGCATCCAAGGCAGCGTTGGCGCGGCAGCTCGGCAGGTCGGCCAGAACTCGGAGAGCATGCATGACCTGGTGCTGCAGGTGatggggctgcagctgcagctggacaacatctcctccttcctggaTGACCACGAGGAGAACATGAACGACTTGCGCTACCACAACAGGTACACGCAGAACCGCACGGCCGAGCGCTTTGAGACCCTGGAAGGCCGCATGACCTCCCACGAGATCGAGATCAGCACCATCTTCGCCAACATCAACGCCACCGACAGCCACGTCCACAGCATGCTGCGCTACCTGGATGACGTGCGGCTCTCCTGCACCCTGGGCTTCCACACCCACGCCGAGGAGCTCTACTACCTGAACAAGTCCCTCAGCCTGGTCCAGGGCACCACGGACCTGCTGCGGGAGCGTTACAGCCTGCTCAGCGCGCGGCTGGACTTTGACATCCGCAACCTGTCCATGGTCATGGAGGAGATGAAGGTAGTGGACGTCCGGCATGGGGAGATGCTGAAAAACATCACCATCTTACGAG gTGTGCCGGGTCTCCCGGGCCCCCGCGGCATCAAGGGCGACGTGGGCGTCAAGGGCCCCCCAGGAAGCCAAGGAGAAAAGGGCGACGTGGGCAGCCTGGGCTCGCCgggcccccagggaccccccggccccccaggaccccctggtCCCCAGGGCGAAAGGGGACCCCTGGGCTTGAAAGGCTTCCCCGGCCTCAAAGGCGCCAAGGGCAGCTTCGGGCAATCCGGCTCCCGGGGACAGGGGGGACCCAAGGGAGACCCCGGCCCCCTGGGGCCAGCTGGGGTGCCGGGGCCAGCGGGACCCCCCGGCTTGCAGGGCAAACCGGGactccccgggacccccggggccgTGGGCCAGGCCGGCCCGATGGGGCCCAAGGGAGACCCCGGTTTGCGAggccccccggggctgccggggccccccggccccccaggaCAGTAA
- the SCARA3 gene encoding scavenger receptor class A member 3 isoform X2 translates to MEDEPVGGEEEEMPTFSYRLSGKDIPRGGQGLRQGLILSSLRSGRTRTSCSRCRKNLSLQTAVKVLYVFSILLIVAVTVLAALVFKKVNSISNDISSAQTYYEKKIISIQEDLQGLDEKTSGNCSLCHETGQLGQEITKLQGELEEIQKMLLVQEILLDRTSQTHDQLSSTSNKITSEVDNCSFSIRQVNESLGQFLALVGGWQVVTSQLDNSLKGLAQERYDVRAAMQQMNFTLGQTSDWIQVIQRKTDEEMLTLQKIITEWQNYTRLFSGLRATSSKTSELVKSIQGSVGAAARQVGQNSESMHDLVLQVMGLQLQLDNISSFLDDHEENMNDLRYHNRYTQNRTAERFETLEGRMTSHEIEISTIFANINATDSHVHSMLRYLDDVRLSCTLGFHTHAEELYYLNKSLSLVQGTTDLLRERYSLLSARLDFDIRNLSMVMEEMKVVDVRHGEMLKNITILRGVPGLPGPRGIKGDVGVKGPPGSQGEKGDVGSLGSPGPQGPPGPPGPPGPQGERGPLGLKGFPGLKGAKGSFGQSGSRGQGGPKGDPGPLGPAGVPGPAGPPGLQGKPGLPGTPGAVGQAGPMGPKGDPGLRGPPGLPGPPGPPGQ, encoded by the exons AAGACGAGCcggtgggaggagaggaagaggagatgcCGACCTTCAGCTACCGACTGAGCGGTAAGGACAtcccccggggcgggcaggggctgcggcaGGGCCTGATCCTTTCCTCTCTGCGCTCAGGCAGGACACGGACCAGCTGCAGCCGGTGCCGGAAGAACCTCTCCCTCCAGACGGCCGTCAAAGTCCTCTACGTCTTCTCCATCCTCCTCATCGTGGCCGTGACCGTGCTGGCTGCCTTGG TGTTCAAGAAAGTCAACTCCATCTCCAATGACATCAGCTCAGCCCAAACTTATTACGAGAAGAAGATCATATCCATCCAGGAGGATCTCCAGGGGTTGG ATGAGAAGACCTCGGGGAACTGCTCCCTGTGCCACGAGACGGGACAGCTGGGCCAGGAGATCACCAAGCTGCAGGGCGAGCTGGAGGAGATCCAGAAGATGCTTTTGGTTCAAGAAATCCTGCTCGATCGGACCTCCCAGACCCACGACCAGCTCTCGTCCACCAGCAACAAGATCACCAGCGAGGTGGACAACTGCTCCTTCTCCATCCGGCAGGTCAATGAAAGCTTGGGGCAGTTCCTGGCCCTGGTTGGGGGCTGGCAGGTGGTCACCTCCCAGCTAGACAACTCTCTCAAGGGCTTGGCCCAGGAGCGCTACGATGTCCGAGCAGCCATGCAGCAGATGAACTTCACCCTGGGGCAAACCTCCGACTGGATCCAGGTCATTCAGAGGAAGACGGACGAGGAGATGCTGACGCTGCAGAAGATCATCACCGAGTGGCAGAACTACACCCGCCTCTTCAGCGGGCTGCGGGCCACCTCCTCCAAGACCAGCGAGCTGGTGAAGAGCATCCAAGGCAGCGTTGGCGCGGCAGCTCGGCAGGTCGGCCAGAACTCGGAGAGCATGCATGACCTGGTGCTGCAGGTGatggggctgcagctgcagctggacaacatctcctccttcctggaTGACCACGAGGAGAACATGAACGACTTGCGCTACCACAACAGGTACACGCAGAACCGCACGGCCGAGCGCTTTGAGACCCTGGAAGGCCGCATGACCTCCCACGAGATCGAGATCAGCACCATCTTCGCCAACATCAACGCCACCGACAGCCACGTCCACAGCATGCTGCGCTACCTGGATGACGTGCGGCTCTCCTGCACCCTGGGCTTCCACACCCACGCCGAGGAGCTCTACTACCTGAACAAGTCCCTCAGCCTGGTCCAGGGCACCACGGACCTGCTGCGGGAGCGTTACAGCCTGCTCAGCGCGCGGCTGGACTTTGACATCCGCAACCTGTCCATGGTCATGGAGGAGATGAAGGTAGTGGACGTCCGGCATGGGGAGATGCTGAAAAACATCACCATCTTACGAG gTGTGCCGGGTCTCCCGGGCCCCCGCGGCATCAAGGGCGACGTGGGCGTCAAGGGCCCCCCAGGAAGCCAAGGAGAAAAGGGCGACGTGGGCAGCCTGGGCTCGCCgggcccccagggaccccccggccccccaggaccccctggtCCCCAGGGCGAAAGGGGACCCCTGGGCTTGAAAGGCTTCCCCGGCCTCAAAGGCGCCAAGGGCAGCTTCGGGCAATCCGGCTCCCGGGGACAGGGGGGACCCAAGGGAGACCCCGGCCCCCTGGGGCCAGCTGGGGTGCCGGGGCCAGCGGGACCCCCCGGCTTGCAGGGCAAACCGGGactccccgggacccccggggccgTGGGCCAGGCCGGCCCGATGGGGCCCAAGGGAGACCCCGGTTTGCGAggccccccggggctgccggggccccccggccccccaggaCAGTAA
- the SCARA3 gene encoding scavenger receptor class A member 3 isoform X4, translating into MEDEPVGGEEEEMPTFSYRLSGRTRTSCSRCRKNLSLQTAVKVLYVFSILLIVAVTVLAALVFKKVNSISNDISSAQTYYEKKIISIQEDLQGLDEKTSGNCSLCHETGQLGQEITKLQGELEEIQKMLLVQEILLDRTSQTHDQLSSTSNKITSEVDNCSFSIRQVNESLGQFLALVGGWQVVTSQLDNSLKGLAQERYDVRAAMQQMNFTLGQTSDWIQVIQRKTDEEMLTLQKIITEWQNYTRLFSGLRATSSKTSELVKSIQGSVGAAARQVGQNSESMHDLVLQVMGLQLQLDNISSFLDDHEENMNDLRYHNRYTQNRTAERFETLEGRMTSHEIEISTIFANINATDSHVHSMLRYLDDVRLSCTLGFHTHAEELYYLNKSLSLVQGTTDLLRERYSLLSARLDFDIRNLSMVMEEMKVVDVRHGEMLKNITILRGVPGLPGPRGIKGDVGVKGPPGSQGEKGDVGSLGSPGPQGPPGPPGPPGPQGERGPLGLKGFPGLKGAKGSFGQSGSRGQGGPKGDPGPLGPAGVPGPAGPPGLQGKPGLPGTPGAVGQAGPMGPKGDPGLRGPPGLPGPPGPPGQ; encoded by the exons AAGACGAGCcggtgggaggagaggaagaggagatgcCGACCTTCAGCTACCGACTGAGCG GCAGGACACGGACCAGCTGCAGCCGGTGCCGGAAGAACCTCTCCCTCCAGACGGCCGTCAAAGTCCTCTACGTCTTCTCCATCCTCCTCATCGTGGCCGTGACCGTGCTGGCTGCCTTGG TGTTCAAGAAAGTCAACTCCATCTCCAATGACATCAGCTCAGCCCAAACTTATTACGAGAAGAAGATCATATCCATCCAGGAGGATCTCCAGGGGTTGG ATGAGAAGACCTCGGGGAACTGCTCCCTGTGCCACGAGACGGGACAGCTGGGCCAGGAGATCACCAAGCTGCAGGGCGAGCTGGAGGAGATCCAGAAGATGCTTTTGGTTCAAGAAATCCTGCTCGATCGGACCTCCCAGACCCACGACCAGCTCTCGTCCACCAGCAACAAGATCACCAGCGAGGTGGACAACTGCTCCTTCTCCATCCGGCAGGTCAATGAAAGCTTGGGGCAGTTCCTGGCCCTGGTTGGGGGCTGGCAGGTGGTCACCTCCCAGCTAGACAACTCTCTCAAGGGCTTGGCCCAGGAGCGCTACGATGTCCGAGCAGCCATGCAGCAGATGAACTTCACCCTGGGGCAAACCTCCGACTGGATCCAGGTCATTCAGAGGAAGACGGACGAGGAGATGCTGACGCTGCAGAAGATCATCACCGAGTGGCAGAACTACACCCGCCTCTTCAGCGGGCTGCGGGCCACCTCCTCCAAGACCAGCGAGCTGGTGAAGAGCATCCAAGGCAGCGTTGGCGCGGCAGCTCGGCAGGTCGGCCAGAACTCGGAGAGCATGCATGACCTGGTGCTGCAGGTGatggggctgcagctgcagctggacaacatctcctccttcctggaTGACCACGAGGAGAACATGAACGACTTGCGCTACCACAACAGGTACACGCAGAACCGCACGGCCGAGCGCTTTGAGACCCTGGAAGGCCGCATGACCTCCCACGAGATCGAGATCAGCACCATCTTCGCCAACATCAACGCCACCGACAGCCACGTCCACAGCATGCTGCGCTACCTGGATGACGTGCGGCTCTCCTGCACCCTGGGCTTCCACACCCACGCCGAGGAGCTCTACTACCTGAACAAGTCCCTCAGCCTGGTCCAGGGCACCACGGACCTGCTGCGGGAGCGTTACAGCCTGCTCAGCGCGCGGCTGGACTTTGACATCCGCAACCTGTCCATGGTCATGGAGGAGATGAAGGTAGTGGACGTCCGGCATGGGGAGATGCTGAAAAACATCACCATCTTACGAG gTGTGCCGGGTCTCCCGGGCCCCCGCGGCATCAAGGGCGACGTGGGCGTCAAGGGCCCCCCAGGAAGCCAAGGAGAAAAGGGCGACGTGGGCAGCCTGGGCTCGCCgggcccccagggaccccccggccccccaggaccccctggtCCCCAGGGCGAAAGGGGACCCCTGGGCTTGAAAGGCTTCCCCGGCCTCAAAGGCGCCAAGGGCAGCTTCGGGCAATCCGGCTCCCGGGGACAGGGGGGACCCAAGGGAGACCCCGGCCCCCTGGGGCCAGCTGGGGTGCCGGGGCCAGCGGGACCCCCCGGCTTGCAGGGCAAACCGGGactccccgggacccccggggccgTGGGCCAGGCCGGCCCGATGGGGCCCAAGGGAGACCCCGGTTTGCGAggccccccggggctgccggggccccccggccccccaggaCAGTAA
- the SCARA3 gene encoding scavenger receptor class A member 3 isoform X5 produces MGRTRTSCSRCRKNLSLQTAVKVLYVFSILLIVAVTVLAALVFKKVNSISNDISSAQTYYEKKIISIQEDLQGLDEKTSGNCSLCHETGQLGQEITKLQGELEEIQKMLLVQEILLDRTSQTHDQLSSTSNKITSEVDNCSFSIRQVNESLGQFLALVGGWQVVTSQLDNSLKGLAQERYDVRAAMQQMNFTLGQTSDWIQVIQRKTDEEMLTLQKIITEWQNYTRLFSGLRATSSKTSELVKSIQGSVGAAARQVGQNSESMHDLVLQVMGLQLQLDNISSFLDDHEENMNDLRYHNRYTQNRTAERFETLEGRMTSHEIEISTIFANINATDSHVHSMLRYLDDVRLSCTLGFHTHAEELYYLNKSLSLVQGTTDLLRERYSLLSARLDFDIRNLSMVMEEMKVVDVRHGEMLKNITILRGVPGLPGPRGIKGDVGVKGPPGSQGEKGDVGSLGSPGPQGPPGPPGPPGPQGERGPLGLKGFPGLKGAKGSFGQSGSRGQGGPKGDPGPLGPAGVPGPAGPPGLQGKPGLPGTPGAVGQAGPMGPKGDPGLRGPPGLPGPPGPPGQ; encoded by the exons GCAGGACACGGACCAGCTGCAGCCGGTGCCGGAAGAACCTCTCCCTCCAGACGGCCGTCAAAGTCCTCTACGTCTTCTCCATCCTCCTCATCGTGGCCGTGACCGTGCTGGCTGCCTTGG TGTTCAAGAAAGTCAACTCCATCTCCAATGACATCAGCTCAGCCCAAACTTATTACGAGAAGAAGATCATATCCATCCAGGAGGATCTCCAGGGGTTGG ATGAGAAGACCTCGGGGAACTGCTCCCTGTGCCACGAGACGGGACAGCTGGGCCAGGAGATCACCAAGCTGCAGGGCGAGCTGGAGGAGATCCAGAAGATGCTTTTGGTTCAAGAAATCCTGCTCGATCGGACCTCCCAGACCCACGACCAGCTCTCGTCCACCAGCAACAAGATCACCAGCGAGGTGGACAACTGCTCCTTCTCCATCCGGCAGGTCAATGAAAGCTTGGGGCAGTTCCTGGCCCTGGTTGGGGGCTGGCAGGTGGTCACCTCCCAGCTAGACAACTCTCTCAAGGGCTTGGCCCAGGAGCGCTACGATGTCCGAGCAGCCATGCAGCAGATGAACTTCACCCTGGGGCAAACCTCCGACTGGATCCAGGTCATTCAGAGGAAGACGGACGAGGAGATGCTGACGCTGCAGAAGATCATCACCGAGTGGCAGAACTACACCCGCCTCTTCAGCGGGCTGCGGGCCACCTCCTCCAAGACCAGCGAGCTGGTGAAGAGCATCCAAGGCAGCGTTGGCGCGGCAGCTCGGCAGGTCGGCCAGAACTCGGAGAGCATGCATGACCTGGTGCTGCAGGTGatggggctgcagctgcagctggacaacatctcctccttcctggaTGACCACGAGGAGAACATGAACGACTTGCGCTACCACAACAGGTACACGCAGAACCGCACGGCCGAGCGCTTTGAGACCCTGGAAGGCCGCATGACCTCCCACGAGATCGAGATCAGCACCATCTTCGCCAACATCAACGCCACCGACAGCCACGTCCACAGCATGCTGCGCTACCTGGATGACGTGCGGCTCTCCTGCACCCTGGGCTTCCACACCCACGCCGAGGAGCTCTACTACCTGAACAAGTCCCTCAGCCTGGTCCAGGGCACCACGGACCTGCTGCGGGAGCGTTACAGCCTGCTCAGCGCGCGGCTGGACTTTGACATCCGCAACCTGTCCATGGTCATGGAGGAGATGAAGGTAGTGGACGTCCGGCATGGGGAGATGCTGAAAAACATCACCATCTTACGAG gTGTGCCGGGTCTCCCGGGCCCCCGCGGCATCAAGGGCGACGTGGGCGTCAAGGGCCCCCCAGGAAGCCAAGGAGAAAAGGGCGACGTGGGCAGCCTGGGCTCGCCgggcccccagggaccccccggccccccaggaccccctggtCCCCAGGGCGAAAGGGGACCCCTGGGCTTGAAAGGCTTCCCCGGCCTCAAAGGCGCCAAGGGCAGCTTCGGGCAATCCGGCTCCCGGGGACAGGGGGGACCCAAGGGAGACCCCGGCCCCCTGGGGCCAGCTGGGGTGCCGGGGCCAGCGGGACCCCCCGGCTTGCAGGGCAAACCGGGactccccgggacccccggggccgTGGGCCAGGCCGGCCCGATGGGGCCCAAGGGAGACCCCGGTTTGCGAggccccccggggctgccggggccccccggccccccaggaCAGTAA
- the CCDC25 gene encoding coiled-coil domain-containing protein 25 isoform X1 → MVFYFTSNVVPSVYTIYMGKDKYENEDLIKYGWPEDIWFHVDKLSSAHVYLRLHKGQTVDDIPKEVLIDCAHLVKANSIQGCKMNNVNVVYTPWTNLKKTADMDVGQIGFHRQKDVKMLTVEKKVNEILNRLEKTKVERFPDLAAEKEARDREERNEKKAQIQEMKRKEKEEMKKKKELEELRSYSSLMKAENMSSNQDGNDSDDFM, encoded by the exons ATGGTGTTTTACTTCACCTCCAACG TTGTTCCTTCCGTTTACACCATTTACATGGGAAAAGATAAGTACGAAA ATGAAGACCTAATAAAGTACGGCTGGCCTGAAGATATCTG gTTTCATGTGGATAAACTCTCTTCGGCGCATGTGTACCTTCGGTTACACAAG GGGCAGACGGTGGATGACATTCCTAAAGAAGTTTTGATAGACTGTGCCCATCTAGTGAAGGCGAATAGCATTCAAG GTTGCAAGATGAACAACGTCAACGTGGTGTACACGCCGTGGACTAACCTGAAGAAGACTGCAGATATGGATGTGGGGCAGATCGGCTTTCACAGGCAGAAGGAT GTGAAAATGCTGACAGTGGAGAAGAAGGTGAATGAGATCCTGAACCGGCTAGAGAAGACAAAAGTGGAGCGCTTCCCAGACCTGGCTGCTGAGAAGGAAGCCCgggacagagaggagagaaatgagaaaaaagccCAGATCCAAGAGATGAAGcggaaggaaaaggaagagatgaagaagaagaaagagctggaagaacTTAG GAGCTACTCATCATTAATGAAGGCTGAGAACATGTCCTCCAATCAG GATGGCAACGATTCAGATGACTTTATGTAA
- the CCDC25 gene encoding coiled-coil domain-containing protein 25 isoform X2, which produces MVFYFTSNVVPSVYTIYMGKDKYENEDLIKYGWPEDIWFHVDKLSSAHVYLRLHKGQTVDDIPKEVLIDCAHLVKANSIQGCKMNNVNVVYTPWTNLKKTADMDVGQIGFHRQKDFFALQR; this is translated from the exons ATGGTGTTTTACTTCACCTCCAACG TTGTTCCTTCCGTTTACACCATTTACATGGGAAAAGATAAGTACGAAA ATGAAGACCTAATAAAGTACGGCTGGCCTGAAGATATCTG gTTTCATGTGGATAAACTCTCTTCGGCGCATGTGTACCTTCGGTTACACAAG GGGCAGACGGTGGATGACATTCCTAAAGAAGTTTTGATAGACTGTGCCCATCTAGTGAAGGCGAATAGCATTCAAG GTTGCAAGATGAACAACGTCAACGTGGTGTACACGCCGTGGACTAACCTGAAGAAGACTGCAGATATGGATGTGGGGCAGATCGGCTTTCACAGGCAGAAGGAT TTCTTTGCGCTCCAAAGGTGA